Genomic DNA from Methanofollis sp. W23:
CGTAGAACGACGAGGTCGGGAGTTCGGTCCTGAGGAGGGGGAGGAGACGCCCGAGATAGGAGGCGGTGCCGAGGCTCATCGTCGGGAGGAGGGCCTCCATCTCTTCGAGGAGGGGGAGGTCGTTGATCGCCCCGAGCCAGAGGGGGCCGACCGGGGTGAGGGCCGCCCCGCAGCGCGGGCAGGTCCGGTCTTCAGGGAACATCCCTGGGTGTTCAGCGCGGTAGAAGCAGTGCGGACACTGGAGAAGATACCCGATCCGGCCGCGGGTCTCCTCGGCGGCGCTGACCTTGGGCACCACCCGCAGGTGGAGGCGGACAAAGTGCTCGTGGGCAAAGCAGAAGAGGGGCCGCACCCCGCGGTCGTACTTGATCATCTGGCGCGCCGCAAACCCGAGGAGCACCCGCAGCCCCACCTCGCCATGGTACTCGGTGTTCATCGGCCGCGCCCAGTAGCGGCGCATCCCTGCCTTGAGGTGGGCGCCGCAGAGCGGGGCGGTGTCGGTGGCGGTGATGCAGAGGAACCGCCGTGCGCTCCGGCACCCTGAGTCGGTGAAGGGCGCCGGCGTCCCGAAGGGGTCGAGGTCCACGCAGTCGAACCGGCGACTGCTCATCAGGGCGTTGGCGTCCTGACAGGTCACCTCGGCGTCGAGACCCAGGTCCTCGACATTGGCCCTGATCTCTGCCGCCGCCGCAGGGTCGAGGTCGTTGATGGTGGCATGGACCCCAGTCTCGTGTGCGACCCGTAGCCCGCGCACTCCGGTCGCCCCCATCGCATCGAGATACTCGGAAGGGCGGACCGCCGAGAGGAAGAGGACGGTGGCGTCCCGGTTCGCCTCCATCCTTGGATTGTAGAAAATGGGGGCTGACCCCGGGGGGAACTGCGTGTTCGTATCCTGGACCGGTGCATAAAATGACGTCTTTCCCTCGGTGACCCGTACTCTCTCCATTGCGGCAGAGAGGTGACCTCTCAAAACCTTAATACCTTCCTGGCACCAACATCTATAGGCACTGAGGGCTTGTGGCCTAGCCAGGATAGGGCGTCAGCCTCCTAAGCTGAATACCAGGGGTTCGAATCCCCTCAAGCCCGCTCGATTTTATCGCTGCGATTGTATTCGCAGTCTTGGATATCTTTATTGCGCCGTCGGCCAGATCTCCAGTCGTGAGATCATGCACCGAATACTTCCGGTCCTTATCCTTGGTGCGGCCCTCCTCGTTGCGGGGTGCACCACCGTAGACGGACCCGCCCCTCCGATCGAGGGTGCGTCGGCGGAGAATGATCCCGGCTTTGCCGGGTATTATCTGTCCGAGCCCCTGAAGGTCACGCCGTCGGCACCGCAGTACCCCCTCCCCCTTGACCCCGAGAATATTACGAACTGGGACGAGGTCGTCGCCGCCCTCGACCTCGGCGAGGGGGAGCAGGCCCTCCTCAAGGAGCACGGGTTTGTCGTCGCCGCCTACCCGTTCGGCCCAGAAAGCCAGATCGTCAGGCCGTACAGGACGCTTGGCGAGCATGACGTCCCGCTCTTCCTCTCCTCTGACACCCTCTACCATCTCTATCATGCCCAGTTCGACGACACCCTCTGCCGGATCGAGATGGACGCCCTCGCAGGCGACCTCCTGGCTCTCGACACCGCTCTGCTCAACGCCTCAGAGGGAGCCTATCGGCAGAGTTCTGGCGAGGCGAAGGAGGCGGCCAGGTTGAACATGGGCTACTATGCCGTGGCCGTCGCCCTCCTCGACCCTTCAGCCCACCCTGTCCCGGCCGAGGTCCGTGACGAGGCCGCGGCCGAACTCGCCCTCATCGAGGGGCAGGCCGGGCTTGCGCCCTCGCCTCTCTTTTCGTACACCGAGGACTACACCCAGTACCGCCCACGCGGCCACTACACGAAGTCAGAGGAATTGGAACACTATTTCCAGGCGATGATGTGGCACGGACGGATGCCCTTCCTCCTCAACGCCACCCGCGAGGTCAGTGAGGAGGAGGCGCGCGTCCAGACCGCGGCCGCCGCCCAGACCTCGGCACTCCTCGTCGCCGACCCTGACCTGAAGGCGCACTGGGACCGCGTCTATGAGGTCACCTCCTTCTATGTCGGCTACGCGGACGACCTCGGGCCCGCGGACTATATCGCCGCGATGGAACGGCTCTTCGGCGAGGCGAAGCAGACCCTCGCTCCTGACGAGGTCGAAGCACTCAGGCAGGAACTCCTGACCCTGGCGCCGCCGACGATCTACAGCGGGACCGGCTACCAGATTGTCGGGTCGCCTGAAGAGGCGCGGGCGGTGCTCAACGCCACCATGGGCTTCAGGTTCATGGGCCAGCGTGCCGTCCCCGACTCGTACGTCTTCTCAGAACTTGTCTTTCCGTACACCGGCACGTTCAACGGGACCGGTGCGCCCTTCACCATGATCGACGAGGAAAGGAGCATTCCGACCGGCCTGGACCTGATGGCCCTCCTCGGCTCAGACCGGGGCCGCGCTCTCCTGGACGAGGGCGGGGACAGCGCCTACATGAACTATGCTACGATCTATGGCAGGCTTGAGGAGGACCTTGCCGCGCGCAACGAGACCGAGTGGCACCAGACCCTCTACTGGGCCTGGCTGGACTCGCTCCGCCCGCTCCTCGTCGAGTTCGGGGAAGGCTACCCGACCTTCATGCAGACCCGGGCCTGGCAGGAGAAAGAACTCACCACTTCGCTTGCCTCATGGACCGAACTCCGCCACGACACCCTCCTCTATGCCAAGCAGAGTTATACCCTCGCTAAGGGTGGTGTGCGGCTCCCCCTTGAGACGCCAGAGATCCCGGGTTATGTCGAGCCGGTCCCGGAGGCCTACCACCGCCTCGCCGCCCTCAACGCCATGACCGCCGACGGGCTCTTTGACCTCGGCGTCCTTGACCCCGACGCAGAGCAC
This window encodes:
- a CDS encoding tRNA (guanine(10)-N(2))-dimethyltransferase, with the protein product MERVRVTEGKTSFYAPVQDTNTQFPPGSAPIFYNPRMEANRDATVLFLSAVRPSEYLDAMGATGVRGLRVAHETGVHATINDLDPAAAAEIRANVEDLGLDAEVTCQDANALMSSRRFDCVDLDPFGTPAPFTDSGCRSARRFLCITATDTAPLCGAHLKAGMRRYWARPMNTEYHGEVGLRVLLGFAARQMIKYDRGVRPLFCFAHEHFVRLHLRVVPKVSAAEETRGRIGYLLQCPHCFYRAEHPGMFPEDRTCPRCGAALTPVGPLWLGAINDLPLLEEMEALLPTMSLGTASYLGRLLPLLRTELPTSSFYDYHKVAKRLRTSPPSMEVMLQRVREAGYAATRTHYLGTGVKTEAPLEVVEAAVKGENTEK
- a CDS encoding DUF3160 domain-containing protein; this encodes MHRILPVLILGAALLVAGCTTVDGPAPPIEGASAENDPGFAGYYLSEPLKVTPSAPQYPLPLDPENITNWDEVVAALDLGEGEQALLKEHGFVVAAYPFGPESQIVRPYRTLGEHDVPLFLSSDTLYHLYHAQFDDTLCRIEMDALAGDLLALDTALLNASEGAYRQSSGEAKEAARLNMGYYAVAVALLDPSAHPVPAEVRDEAAAELALIEGQAGLAPSPLFSYTEDYTQYRPRGHYTKSEELEHYFQAMMWHGRMPFLLNATREVSEEEARVQTAAAAQTSALLVADPDLKAHWDRVYEVTSFYVGYADDLGPADYIAAMERLFGEAKQTLAPDEVEALRQELLTLAPPTIYSGTGYQIVGSPEEARAVLNATMGFRFMGQRAVPDSYVFSELVFPYTGTFNGTGAPFTMIDEERSIPTGLDLMALLGSDRGRALLDEGGDSAYMNYATIYGRLEEDLAARNETEWHQTLYWAWLDSLRPLLVEFGEGYPTFMQTRAWQEKELTTSLASWTELRHDTLLYAKQSYTLAKGGVRLPLETPEIPGYVEPVPEAYHRLAALNAMTADGLFDLGVLDPDAEHRLSALGEVIDRFTALSMKELEGVPLTADDHAFIRGAAETLDGLVLGLEEQTTLVADVHSDPYDDIVLEEGVGYVDLIVVACPASDGEATLCAGPVLSYYEFTHPLDDRLTDEAWMQMLRDDPPPRPWWTAGYAAVA